The DNA region AGCTGAGATTGTTAAATGCAATGTCATTATTAAACTGGGTTCCTACAGGCCTTGTCACCTGGCTGCTGTCTGTTTTATACAGCCCTGAATTTAGTGTATTCCATTCGTAGGAAATCCCAAGGGCCCCAGAAAGGATAAACTGGTCAAATTTTGTTTTGTAAGTAACCGACTGGTTAATAAAAACATTCCGGGTACGTACCTGCTGGTCTAGCTTAAGGTACCCTATACTGTCATTAACAACGTTTTCCTGTATTCCTGGCAGAATGGTCAAAGCTTCATTTAGTTTGTAATACTGCAGCAAGGAATTATATTGAAGAATATTGTTTACGCCCAGGGCCTTAACCAGGTTAGTCTCGTTACTTAAGGACGAATAAGAGGAAGGCTGGTTTTGCTTAAAACTCTGCCCGTTCTGGGCTGTATTTCCGATTCGATCCCATTTTGGAAGATCGGCCCTGGTAACCGACCTTAAATATATTGAATTGCTGTTTTTCTCGATCTGGGCCTGGACTTGCCATTGGTTCAGCTTAAATGTACTGTTCTGTGCTTCATCGTAACTTATGGTATCTGCACCGGGCAGAAAATAATTCAGCAGGTTGTTAAATCTGTTTTTACGTTTGAGCTGAAGTGTAGAGATATTTAAGCGCAAAGACCAATCTGTTTTAAATTTGAACAAAGTGTTGATGTTTGCTGCATTGTCATTATTCATTAAATAATATTGCTCTGCAACAGCAGGCAGGGTTTCATTCTGCATCGAAATGTAAGGCTTTGGGCTCCTTAAATTGATTTCATTACCATTTACTGATAGCCCGATATCAGCATTTTCAGTTTCCAGGTTCTCCCCGATATTGTTTGTTTTGAGGTTATTGATGCCCTTCAGCTTTTGCTGAAAAATAAGGTTGTTCAGTTCGGCGCTGTAAGCTTTATTGCCTAAGCCAATATAACCAGTATTGATCGTCATGGTGCGGGCGCTGTCGGTCAGCTTAAGGTTTAAGGAAACATTATTCGCAACCACATAGCCGTTTAAGGCTTTTATAGGCTGGTCTCGTTCTATTACCTGTACCTGCTCTACAGCGCCAACAGGCACATTATTGGTGGCAAGCCTGTACTTACCGCTTAATAGGTTGTCCCCGTCAATATATACGTTGTCAATGCGCTTTCCATTGTAGCTGATGGCACCTTTTTCATCAACCTGTATACCGGGCAACCGGCCAATTAAATCGGCAATCACACGATCATTTTTATCCGTAAATGCTTTTACACTATATTTTAAGGTATCGCTTGACAGCAATATCTTGCTGTTCGATTTTATGACTACCTCCTGTAATTGCCGGGCAACCTTCTTTAAAGTGATCACATACTTTTCATCTGGGCCGCCTGCAAGCGGAACAATAGATTGCTGATAGCCCAAGGCCGTTATTTTAATGGATAGCTCTGTGCTGCTATTTTGATACCTGCAATTAAAAATACCTTTCTGGTCTGTTTTTTCAAATACAATGCCAGCACCATCTTTGTCCACAATGGTTACAGATGCACCTGCAACCGGATCTCCAATGCTGTCTTTTACCAGGCCACTGATGCTGGTCTGCGCAGATAACAGGGAGGTAGAAAACAGCAGATAAAAAATTAAAAACAGGCGTTTTACGTCCAAAACGGTAATCGGCTTAGTTTGTCAGTTCCAGCGGATAATTTACCGTAAACTTTTTACGGACTTTTTCCTGGGGATCTCCCTGCACGGTTACTTTATCTATTGATGTTTCAGTTCCGGCATATCCGCCGGCGCTCAGGCTTTCTTTATAGGCTTTTTCCATCCGGTTATAATCTGAATGGCTGGTAACAACGGCGTCCGAAGGTAGGTCAAGGGATATGTTCGCGGGGAGTGAGGTACCCAATGTGATTTTAGTGCAGGTAAATTTTATTCTCTGACTGTCATCATAGGCTTCCATAATCAGGCCTGGCAGGCCCTGCAATTTCCAGGGGCCAAAGCTTACGGGGATATCGGTTGTAAACCAGGCCGTATATTTCCGGCCTTTACAGATCCCGGTAGCCATCTGGCAGGTATAACCCAACAGTATTTTGGTCTCCTTTTCAATTTTCCAGTTAACCTGTTCCATTACCTCTTTGATCAGGTAATTGTTTTCGCTGAAAAACTTATTTATATAGACCGTTCTTTCATTTGCTGAGGTGAAGATATTTTCGGCGGTTGAGGGAACGAAAAGGCCCATATTTATCTGGTTGCTGCCAGCACTGGCGGCAGCTTCAACTTTTGACTTCAAAATGGAATCCTGCATTTGTTTCGTATAGCTGGTATACAAACTTCTTTGCGTATTAAATGCCATTTGGAAATCCTCCTCCCAGATACGGCCTGTATTCGTAGTATCGCGAATGTGAAAGAAATGATAGATTGCTACGCCTGAGGAAGCATCTGTGCTTTTTTTATTTTTATAGCTGAAGGAATAAAAGATGCATAACAGCAATGCAGATACAAAAAGCTTAAGGTAGTAAGGCATATATCTTAATTATTGATTTATAAATAAACCCCGGGCGGTACCCGGGGTATTCTGAAATAAAAGAAAGTCCGTTCTCTGTATGTCCTGAAGAGTGCTTAACTAGAAACAGCCGCCACCTGCATTGGCATAGCCACAGGCGTAGTTATAAGCTGTTTGTGCCATTGAAGCGTTAGAAACAGAATTTCCTGCAGATACCCAAACTGTTAACATCTGCCCGCAGTTGTCATAAAACTGAAAAGCCATTTGTCTGCGGAAGGCTGCTTTTTCGGTTTCAGTTTTCTTTGCTTCACTTTTGTTAAGGCTTGTAGCTTTTTTTACCTCTGCTTTTGTTACTACAGCAGCAGCTTCTTTTGGTGACAGGCCATTGGCAAATGTGCCAACTGCCATAAATGAGCATATTAATGCTATAAATAAATGTTTCATGATTTTAATTTTAATAGATAAATGATTGTTTTGTTATGCCCGAAAGCATGTTCTTATCTTGGGAAACAACCGTTTCCGGTAAGGGTGCTTTCTGCGTATGCATAAGCAGTTCCGTACAAATCGCCGTCGGTTGACCAGCTGCCGCCAGATACCCATACAGTCATCTGCGTACCGCAGCCGTCATAAAATGTAAAGGCCATCTGACGACGACGAAGCGTCTCTTTTTCGGTTTCACTTTCAACTGGCTTGCTGTTGTTTTCATTAGGAACTGTGCGCACTTCTGTTTTTGTTACCACAGGAGCCACTCCCTTTGGGTTTGCATCATTAGCATAAGCGCTAAATCCGATCACTGTACAAACCAATGCGATAAATAATTTTTTCATGACTTTTTTGTTTTTTGATAGATAATTGAAATAGGTCAGAACATAAGAGAATGGACATTGCTGTATTCAATGGTACAAATGTAAATTCAATTCGCAATAATTCAAAATTAATTCTCACTAGTGAGATATAATATTTAAAATCTATTAAGGAAAGTACTCCGTCTTGTATGTTTGTATACTTCATCTTTGGAAAGCAATGTTTTACCTTTACTGCAAGAGGAAGTAAAGAATGCAACGGCTTAGCAGAATCAGCACTGGGGATTCAATCTTATCAAAAGCTGATGCCAATACCTCAGATAGAAATAATGTTAAACGGGTTTATGTTTCAATCCCAGCGCTGTAAATCTGAACTTTACCATTTGCAAATTGTCTCAAATAACTCTTTGCAATCTCGCTACGGCAGCTATTGCCGGTACACAACACCAATACATTTTTAACAGCATCCACCACCTGGAGTGCAAGTTTGGCCAGAGGCCAGATTTATCATTTCAATTTTTTGCTTTTCGGCCGGAACACTACATTTATCTGGTGCTAAACAGGCGGTTTTCTTATTCATTAAAAGAAAATTCTCTCCGTCATACCCCAGGTCATACCTACCAATAGTTTGTGCCTGGTACTCTACCTCAATTTCCAGATCTTTCATTCCCAAAACTTTTTCCGAGAGAGAGATGATATGAAGTAATTTTCCTGCTTTTAAACGATGTTCATAATCATCCGCATCCCATAACTGAAAGTTCGCAACTTGTTCATGGCGCACTGTTCCTCCGCAGTCAATAAAGTCTTTTGTAATCACTCCTACCTCGGTTACATGGAAATGCTCGGGTACTGAACTCCCATTTTCCAGTTTAAAATTTACAGCTTCAGCCTTAGCAAGGATTTCTTTTATTTCTGATAATTTCATAATTTATCTATTTATAGTATTATTGCAATTTAACGATTGATCTAAACAAAAAAAGGTTAACAACAAGACTTTCCACCTTTATATCCGGCAAAAAATGCTCCTAACTGTCTCTCTAACAACTCCCAGGTTTTTGGATTGATGCAATAGCAGACGCTAACCCCCTCTATTGTTCCTTGTATAATTCCTGCATTCTTCAGCTCCTTTAAATGCTGAGAAATGGTGGCCTGCGCCAGGCCCAGTTCTTCGACAAGATCACCGCAAATACAGGTATTGGAAATTAATATTCTTTGCAGAATAGCAATTCGGGCAGGGTGTGCCATAGCTTTTAACCAGGTTGCCAGCTGGTTCTGCTCATCTGTAAATATTTCTGTTTTTGTAAGTCCCATAATTATACATCGCAATATTACGATATATAAAGTTCATTTCCAAGTAATAATTTATGTAATTGGGGCCGACTTTTAGACAGCCCCAATCCTTACTTACTCAGGTTCAGCCTCAAATTCAGTTCAAAACTACCATTGGTATAACCACTCAAAGCCGATGTTTGGGTGGTATAAGTGCCACTGATCAGGTATTTTTTTCTGAAATCCATCCCCAAACCAAAGGTTGCATTCTCTGTACTGTGGTACATGGCCAGTAAAAACACCTGTTTGCCCGCAATACTGAACTGCGAGCCGGCATCCCAGATGTTGCCAAAGCCCTTTACTCCCCTGTAGGCAACTTTAGGCTCCATGTCTATGCCTTCCGGCCCTTCGCTGAGCTTGATCTTATAGCTTACTGCTGTATAAAAGGTAGCCACATCGGCCAGTTTGATCACATCCTTTTTCAGCACGCTTTTTAGATTGGGTACCGAAGCCTGAATGTTCAGCTTATCCGAAGTGTAAGCTATACCAAAATCACCATCAAGGTAAGTTTTGCGGTCGTTGTACTGCCCCACCATAGGATCATTCGGGTTGCCATAAATGTCGGCATTTTCCAGCCTTTGGCTCATGAAACCCAGGGAAACGCCAAAGTGCAGTTTATGGTTGTTTTCGCTTAATTTCAGGTGGTACGCATAACTGCCCACTACCCTGGTTTGCCGCTGCAAACCTGCACTTTCGTTGTTAACAGCTAAACCCAGACCTACCTTACCAAAACCATAATCTGCTGTAAGGTTTTGCGTTAAAGGTGAGCCAGGTACATTGCTCCAGAGCTTGCGGTAAGCACCGTTCAGTTTCAGGCCCTCTCCTGCTCCAGCAAAAGCTGGATTGATGAGATACTGGTTGGTATAATATTGTGCCGATAGCGGGTTTAACTGCGCTTTTATGGTTGTAGTACTGATGGCAATTACAGCCATCAGCACAAGTATTTTAATAGTTATCTTCATTCTTATAATGTCTTTAATCATTTCTAACAATGGTAATAAAACCTTTAAATACCCTTGTTCTGTCGCCAAAATCAACAATGTAATAATAGGTTCCTTCATTTAGGGCTATGCCATTAAATGTACCGTCCCAGCTGTTATCATAACCTCTTTTGTTATACATCAAACGACCAGATTTGTCAAAAATCTTTACCTCATTGTTCGGATAAAAATCGATGTTGTCTATCACCCATTTGTCGTTGTATCCATCTCCATTAGGAGTCAGGATGTTTGCAGCCTTGATTTTTGCAAAGTCTTCATTTACTACGATAGTAACGCTTTGAGTTTGGATGCATCCGCTGACATTGGTAGCAGTTACAGTATAGGTGGTGGTCTGGCTTGGCCTTACCGTTAACACAGCACCATTGGTTGAACCAATAATCCCACTGGCATTTGCCCATACATAGCTGGTTCCTCCTATTGCCGTAAGTACAGCTGTTTCACCTTTGCTTAGGTTTGTACCCTTATCGCTGTTGATGGATACCACCGGCAACGCATTTACAGTAATTACAAAGTTGCGGCTAAAGCTATCTACCCCGCCATTGGCCGTGCCGCCATTGTCTTTTACGGTTACCGTAACTGTAGCGGTTCCGGCTACGGCACCTGCCTTAACGCGGTAGTTCAAGGTTCCTGTAGCACCGGTTCCGCTAACAGTGAGCGCATCAAACAGGTTGGCATTACTGCTACTTACTGTTAATGTTGTGGTTTGCGCGCTTTCTGGCCCCGCGCTGATGCCGCTTAAAGCTACTGTTTGCGCTGCTGTAGTAAAGCAGATGGTCTGATCGGCAATGGCTGCCAGTGTAGGAATCTCATTTAAATCACTTAAAGCTATGTTCAATACTTTTTCCAGGCTCAAGCCATATTGCGTAGTGCTTTTTACGCGTACACTATAGCTGGCTTTATTTTCAAAGTTAAGTGACGCTGCAGTATTGATCTTGTTGCCGCTGATCGCAAATAATGCATTGTCGGTATCGCCTGTGCCTGCAACCAATGTATAGGTAAAAGTGGCACTCGGATCATCTGAAGTACTGCTCAGGGCACCCGCATTGGTACCACTCGCACTGTTCTCGTAAAGGGTTATCTCTGCCAGACTGATGTTGGTTGGTGCGCCTCCTTTTACTTTAAGTGTACCTGCAACATAATTGAAACTATAGTTCGCTGCCGCTGCTCCACTTACCGTAATCGGGTAATCTCCTACCGGGCTTCCGATGGTAGCTGTAGTGCTTACTGTTGGTACTGTGGTCAATACAGCATTGGTTTCGCTGTTCACAAATCCGGAATAGCTCACCGTAAGTACAGGATTTGCTGTGCCGGCAAACCGCTCTTTGTTATCCGCGGCAATGGTTAACAGCGCCTTATTAACGATCAAGGTTTGCTGAGCATTAGCAGCCGCTTTAACCGTGGCATTTCCAGGCTGACTGGCAGTAACTAAAGTGCTTCCTGCTTTCAGAATGGTGGCGGTATTTCCGCTGATAGAAACCACTGAAGGATCAGCAGCGGTATAAGTTACGGCTAACCCTGCCGAAGAATTGGCATTTCCCAGGGTAAAGGCTGCACCACCATAGGTTTTAGCTGCTATAGCATTAAAGGTAATGGTTTGATTACCTTTTGGTACGGCTGCAACATCGGTACTTATTGCACTAATGTTACCGGCCTGGTCTATGGCTTGTATGCGATAATAATAAGTTGTACCATTGGTTAAACCTGTATTTGTATAGGTTGTGCCTCCCGCAGCAACTTCTGTTAACAGTATTGCCGGACCGGCAGTTGTACCGGCAAAGATCCTGTACCGGGCAATATCTGTTTCCGGATTGCCTGTCCAGTTCAGCACAACTTCCGCATCACCCCCTGTTGCAGCAAGCCCTGTCGGAACCCCTGGCGCCTTGGTGTCAATGGTGTAGTTATTGGAAATAGTAGTGCCATTACCGGTATTGCCCGCTACATCAATAATGCCTGTGTTGTCTAAAGTGATCAGGTTGCTGGCATCTTCTATTCCAGCTGCCGGCGTTAAAGTTGCCGTCCAGATAATACCACCATCTGATGAACTAAGGCCAGTTACCACAGCATTTTCAACACCAAGATCGGCAGTCGAAAAACCTGTAACTGCTTCACTGAAGGTAATGGTAACCGGTGTTGTTTCCCCAGCACGTAAAACCGCATTGGCTACCAAAACGCTTGCAGTTGGCCGCTGTGTGTCTATGGCATAATTGTTAGAATTAGTGGTCCCTGTACCTGCATTGCCAGCTACATTTTGCACTCCCGTGTTGTCTAAGACAATCAGGTTGGTTGCATCAGTAACGTTGGCAGATGGAGTCA from Pedobacter africanus includes:
- a CDS encoding DUF6428 family protein; protein product: MKLSEIKEILAKAEAVNFKLENGSSVPEHFHVTEVGVITKDFIDCGGTVRHEQVANFQLWDADDYEHRLKAGKLLHIISLSEKVLGMKDLEIEVEYQAQTIGRYDLGYDGENFLLMNKKTACLAPDKCSVPAEKQKIEMINLASGQTCTPGGGCC
- a CDS encoding GLPGLI family protein, with the translated sequence MPYYLKLFVSALLLCIFYSFSYKNKKSTDASSGVAIYHFFHIRDTTNTGRIWEEDFQMAFNTQRSLYTSYTKQMQDSILKSKVEAAASAGSNQINMGLFVPSTAENIFTSANERTVYINKFFSENNYLIKEVMEQVNWKIEKETKILLGYTCQMATGICKGRKYTAWFTTDIPVSFGPWKLQGLPGLIMEAYDDSQRIKFTCTKITLGTSLPANISLDLPSDAVVTSHSDYNRMEKAYKESLSAGGYAGTETSIDKVTVQGDPQEKVRKKFTVNYPLELTN
- a CDS encoding carboxypeptidase-like regulatory domain-containing protein yields the protein MDVKRLFLIFYLLFSTSLLSAQTSISGLVKDSIGDPVAGASVTIVDKDGAGIVFEKTDQKGIFNCRYQNSSTELSIKITALGYQQSIVPLAGGPDEKYVITLKKVARQLQEVVIKSNSKILLSSDTLKYSVKAFTDKNDRVIADLIGRLPGIQVDEKGAISYNGKRIDNVYIDGDNLLSGKYRLATNNVPVGAVEQVQVIERDQPIKALNGYVVANNVSLNLKLTDSARTMTINTGYIGLGNKAYSAELNNLIFQQKLKGINNLKTNNIGENLETENADIGLSVNGNEINLRSPKPYISMQNETLPAVAEQYYLMNNDNAANINTLFKFKTDWSLRLNISTLQLKRKNRFNNLLNYFLPGADTISYDEAQNSTFKLNQWQVQAQIEKNSNSIYLRSVTRADLPKWDRIGNTAQNGQSFKQNQPSSYSSLSNETNLVKALGVNNILQYNSLLQYYKLNEALTILPGIQENVVNDSIGYLKLDQQVRTRNVFINQSVTYKTKFDQFILSGALGISYEWNTLNSGLYKTDSSQVTRPVGTQFNNDIAFNNLSFFGKVSAIYLFEKGSSLSIEASPTYSFIHYTGQKPPASGKNAWFLPKPIVEFRKKIGKYAESNFRFSRQTEFGQVNDIYPGTMLVNYRQFNLNDAPLPKTDISSMGLRYAYRKPLKMLFYNLGFNYDRTKQNFINAYTLDSGLTRSVAIDFKNRADRYALNANLSKYLFFLSVNVSASGNLSLQKGNSFYNGQISPYHSYIINLSGSVRRKVFSKATVSVTADAGKFINEQKISGGAVTKNSTDFEKIKAEWQHNLNEQLLYGVSYKFSWYKQSLQNPVANHFIDFNVIYTPAKWRSYFELNGINLINQGVYKQVFSNSNQLSVFQMPLRARMFLLKYAFTF
- a CDS encoding PorP/SprF family type IX secretion system membrane protein, with translation MKITIKILVLMAVIAISTTTIKAQLNPLSAQYYTNQYLINPAFAGAGEGLKLNGAYRKLWSNVPGSPLTQNLTADYGFGKVGLGLAVNNESAGLQRQTRVVGSYAYHLKLSENNHKLHFGVSLGFMSQRLENADIYGNPNDPMVGQYNDRKTYLDGDFGIAYTSDKLNIQASVPNLKSVLKKDVIKLADVATFYTAVSYKIKLSEGPEGIDMEPKVAYRGVKGFGNIWDAGSQFSIAGKQVFLLAMYHSTENATFGLGMDFRKKYLISGTYTTQTSALSGYTNGSFELNLRLNLSK
- a CDS encoding arsenate reductase/protein-tyrosine-phosphatase family protein, coding for MVDAVKNVLVLCTGNSCRSEIAKSYLRQFANGKVQIYSAGIET
- a CDS encoding ArsR/SmtB family transcription factor, which encodes MGLTKTEIFTDEQNQLATWLKAMAHPARIAILQRILISNTCICGDLVEELGLAQATISQHLKELKNAGIIQGTIEGVSVCYCINPKTWELLERQLGAFFAGYKGGKSCC